A window of Variovorax sp. HW608 genomic DNA:
CAGAACTGGCACAGCGCGGTGGAACTCAGACGCTACATGTTGCGTTTCCTGCAGGAATTTCCGCGCATCCACACGCTGGCCGGCGTTCGGCGCACCCCGCTGAACCAGTACGACGCCATCGTCCGCCCGGTCGAGCGCTGGCTCACCGAGCGAGGCGTGATCTTCCAAAGAGGGACCAAGGTCGTGGACGTCGACTTTGTCGAGCAGGGATCGCACCGCCGGGTCGAGGCACTGCATGCCGTGTGCGAAGGACGCGAGACCATCTATCGCCTCGACCCGGACGATCTGGCGCTGATCACCATCGGGTCCATGACTGCAGATGCGAGGTACGGCGATGACGATCATGCGCCGGAGCTGGTACGGGACAAGCGTGACGGTGCTTGGACGCTATGGGAAGCCATGGCCCGGAAAGCCCCGGGTTTGGGCCGACCAAATGCGTTCTGCGGAAACGTCGACTCAAGCAAGTGGGAGTCGTTCACGCTGACGTCGCGATCCCCGACTCTGATTCAACGCATCGAGGCGCTGACTGGCAATGCGCCCGGCACGGGCGGGCTGATGACATTCAAGGATTCCAGTTGGCTGATGTCGATCGTGGTGCCACATCCGCCTCATTTTTCCGATCAGCCCGAGGGCGTCTACACGATCTGGGGGTATGGGCTCTTCGTAGACAAAAAGGGTGACTACATCGACAAGACGATGGCACAGGCGTCGGGTCGCGAACTCCTCTCGGAGCTGATTCATCACCTGAAGTTCGAGGACATCCTCGACGAAGTGCAGAAGAGCACCACGGTGATCCCCGCAATGATGCCGTACATCACCAGCGAGTTCGAGCGGCGGGACGCAGGCGACCGGCCGCCGGTGATTCCGTCGGGATCCACGAACTTTGCGCTACTGGGTCAGTACGTGGAAATTCCCGAGGATGTCGTGTTCACGGTCGAGTACTCGGTGCGCGGCGCCATGCATGCCGTCTACGGGCTGCTGCAAATGGACAACGAGATCCCGCCCATCTATCACGGCATCGCAGATCCGAGCGTCGCGCTTGCCAGCTTGAGAACGCTGATCCAGTGAACTCGGGCAGCGAAGTGCCGCTCGACACCACGCGCGTGAAGCCCATGACACACGGATCCACCCGTCCAGCCACCAAATCGACCGGCGCGCAGGGCTGGGAGCGGCTGGCTGCCCGATTCGAGCTGCCGCTGGTTACTGCGCACGATGTCGCGGAGCTGGCGCGGTCGTTGGCCGAGCGGGTCCAGCCCCTCCCGTGGAAGGTCGCCGCGGCGGTCGACAAGATCGGATTCGGGCTGGTCCCCGGGCATCACACCACGCCCATCGTCGTGGCGATCGTCTCGGCGGCCGGTGTTCCGATGCCGCACCTGGCCATGTCGTCCCCGAGCCATGTGGTCAGTGGCCTGGCCGTCATGGCGGCGCTGTCGAACGTCCGGCTCAACCGGGAACGGCTGATGCACGTGTTCGAGCAGGAGGGAGGCTGCATCGCCGACGCCGCGTGCGCAGCTGCGGTGACGGACGCGGCGACTGCGGCAGCAGTCGCGGAGACCCGGCATCCCGCGACGCTGGCGCTCTGGCTCGCGGCCATGTTGTCTGTGCGGATCGCGGCGCAGGTGCCGCGAGTGCTCGTGGACGTCGCCGTCGGCGCCGGCACGGGCGTGCCGGACGATGACACCTGGCACGCGTTTCGAGACCTGTGTATCGGGGCGGGAGCGCAGCTCGGCCTGCAGGTGCAAGCGTCACGCTCGGTCGGTTCGCAGCCGGTCGGGCGGGGCATCGGCCCTGCCCTGGCTGCGCGCGACGTTCTGGATGTCCTGCGCGGCGCTGCCGCGGCCCCGATGGATCTGCGAATGCACGCGCTCGTGGAGGCTGGTCGTCTGTTGGAGCATGGGGGCGCCAGTCGGGCGGGTCAGGGAGAACGTGACGCCTGGCGGTTGCTCGACAACGGGGCGGCGTGGTCGAAGTTCGAATCCCTCTGCCGGAGCCAGGGCGACTGGCGGGAGCCCGCGGCCGCGCCGCTTCAGGCTCCCGTCTTCGCAACCTGCGACGGGTATGTGCGACTCATCGATGGCCAGGCGCTTTCACGACTGGCGGCGGCCGCTGGTGCGCCATCCTCGCCGACGGCCGGGGTCGTGCTCCACGTGCGGATCGGCGACAAGGTCGAGCGCGAGCAGCCCCTGCTGACGCTTCACGCGAAGCACTCGCACCGGCTCGCGCGCGCGCAGCAGGCGTTGCGTGACGACCCCGCGATCCGTGTGGAGCCGGCGGTGTAGTCCCGGTGGCGGTGTTCTGGCTTCTGAACCCCATCATCGCGACAGCTGAGGAACGGAGCAGAGAATGGCAATGGACAGGAAACAGACGTTTTCGTTGTGGTACGTGCTGGCCGCACTGGTCGGCCTGATCCTGGTACAGGAGTTCGGGGCGACGCGCCACACGCAGACGCTCACCTACAGCGAGTTCAAGCGGGCCCTGGCGGCCGGCAAGCTCGACGATGTGCTCATTGCCGACGGCGTGGCCACTGGCAACCTGCGCGCCGAGGGTCTGGACGAGATCCTCCCGAAGGAGAAGATCGAGGCGCTCAAGCGCGCCGGTGGCGAGCACGGCTTCGCCACCGTGCTCATCGAGGACCCGAACCTGGTCGCCCAACTCGACGCGGCCAAGGTCAGCTACGGCTCGGTGCGCGAGAGCAAATGGCTGGGGGCCTTGCTCTCGTGGGTGGCGCCCGCGCTGGTCTTCTTCGGTATCTGGTGGGTCCTGATGAAGCGCATGGGCGGCGGCATGGGCCACGCCGGCATGCTGGAGATCGGCAAAAGCAAGGCCAAGGTCTACATGCAGACAGAGACCGGCGTGACCTTCAAGGACGTCGCAGGCATCGACGAGGCGCGCGAGGAGCTGATGGAGGTCGTCGAGTTCCTGAAGAACCCCGACCGCTACAAGCGGCTCGGCGGCAAGATCCCCAAGGGCGTGCTGATCGTCGGCGCGCCGGGTACCGGCAAGACGCTGCTGGCCAAGGCCGTGGCGGGCGAGGCAGGCGTGCCGTTCCTGTCTCTCAGCGGCTCCGAGTTCGTCGAGATGTTCGTCGGCGTCGGCGCCGCGCGGGTGCGCGACCTGTTCGAGCAGGCCGCGGCGAAAGCGCCCTGCATCGTCTTCATCGACGAGCTCGACGCGCTGGGCAAGGCGCGTGGCGTCGGACTGAGCGGCGGCCACGAGGAGCACGAGCAGACCCTGAACCAGTTGCTGGTCGAGATGGACGGCTTTGACACCAACCGTGGCGTCATCATCATGGCGGCGACGAACCGGCCCGAGATCCTCGATCCGGCGCTGCTGCGGCCAGGTCGCTTCGACCGCCATGTCGCGATCGACCGCCCCGACTTGAACGGGCGGAGACAGATCCTCGAGGTGCACGTCAAGCACGTGACGCTGGCGCCGAACGTTGATCTGGCCGCCCTCGCCGCGCGCACGCCGGGCTTCGCCGGCGCCGACCTCGCCAACCTCGTCAACGAGGCCACGCTGCGCGCAGCGAAGCGCGACAAACAGGCGGTGGAGATGACGGACTTCGAAGAGGCGCTCGACCGCATCGTCGCCGGGCTCGAGAAGAAGAACCGGGTGATGAACCCGATGGAGCGCAAGTTCGTCGCCTTCCACGAGGCCGGGCACGCGGTGGTCGCCGAACTGCGGCGCAATACGGATCGGGTGTCCAAGGTCTCCATCATCCCGCGCGGCATCGCCGCGCTCGGCTACACGCAGCAGTCGCCTACCGAGGACCGCTACCTGATGCGCCGAAGCGAGTTGCTCGACCGCATCGACGTGCTGCTTGGCGGCCGCGTGGCAGAGATGCTGGTCTTCGACGACGTGTCGACTGGCGCCGAGAATGATCTCCAGCGAGCCACCGACATGGCCCACCACATGGTGACGCACTACGGCATGAGCGAGACGCTGGGGCTCGCGACTTTCGACTCGCGCCCCACTCCCCTCTTCCTGAGCGGCCCGACGATGCCCGAGCCGCGCAGCTTCAGCGAGCGCACCGCGGAGCAGATCGATGCCGAAGTGCGCCGCATCCTCGAAGAGTCGCGCGAGCGGGTGACGCAGACGCTCATGACCCATCGGGCGACACTCGACGCGCTCGCTGCTCTGCTGCTGGAGAAGGAGGTCGTCGATCGCGTGATGCTCGATGAGCTGATGGCCGCTGCCGCCACGGCACCTGGTCAGTCGCGGGCAGCGGCCGTGCCGCTGCAATCGACGTGACCGACGGGCGGAAGATCACGGCGGCGGGCAACGAGGTCGCCCGCCTGGACGGGCTCCTCAGCAACGACGGCGATCGGCGACAGCGGCTTCGCGTGTCACCTGCCCAAGCCGCCATTGCTTGACAAGCGCGTAGATCGCCGGGATGACGGCCAGCGTGAGCACGGTGGACGAGATCATCCCGCCGACCATCGGCGCAGCGATGCGGCTCATGACCTCCGAGCCGGTCCCCGTGCCCCACATGATCGGCAGCAGTCCGGCCATGATGGCCACGACGGTCATCATCTTGGGTCGGACGCGCTCGACGGCGCCCTCCATCACGGCCGCATAGAGATCGCTCGGCGTCGGCGACCTCCCCTCCTCGCGGCACTTCGCCTGCACCGCCTCCCAGGCGTGATCGAGGTAGATCAACATCACCACGCCGGTCTCCGCGGCGACCCCGGCCAGCGCGATGAAGCCCACGGCCACCGCCACCGACAGGTTGTAGCCCAGCCACCACATCAACCAGACGCCGCCGACCAGCGCGAACGGCACCGACAGCATCACGATCAATGTTTCGGTCAAGCGCCGGAAGTTCAGGTACAGCAGCAGAAAGATGGTGAGCAGCGTCACCGGGATGACGATCTTCATCTTCTCGACGGCACGCTCCATGTACTCGAACTGCCCGCTCCAGGTGATGTAGTAGCCGGGCGGGAACTTGACCTGGTCGGCTACGGCCTTGCGCGCGTCCTTCACGTAGGAGCCGATGTCGCGCTCGCGGATGTCGACAAAGATGTAAGCCGACAGCAGCGCGTTCTCTGTGCGGATGCCCGGCGTGCCGCGCTCGATGGAGACTCGGGCCACCTGCCCGAGCGGCACCATCGCGCCGTCCATCGCCGGCACCAGTACCTCGCGCTCGATCTGCTGGGGGTTGCCGCGCAGTTCGCGCGGGTAGCGCACAGTGACGGCAAAGCGTTCGCGGCCCTCGACCATCGTCGTCACCATCTCGCCGCCCAGCGCGGTGGCGATCACGTCCTGCAACTCACCGACGCCGAGGCCGTAGCGGGCCAGTTGCTCGCGGTTCGGCTCGATCATCAGGTAGCTGCCGCCGGTGATGCGCTCGGCAAAGGCGCTGGTGGTGCCGGGCACGGTCTTGACCACCGCCTCGATCTGCTTGGCCAGGCGCTCCATCTCGGTCAGGTCCTTGCCGAATACCTTGATGCCGATCGGCGTACGGATGCCGGTAGACAGCATGTCGATGCGCGCCTTGATCGGCATGGTCCAGGCGTTCGAGATGCCGGGGAACTGCAGCGCCTTGTCCATCTCGGCGATCAGCTTGTCGGTGGTCATGCCCGCGCGCCATTCGCTCTGCGGCTTGAGGTTGATGACCGTCTCGAACATCTCGGTCGGCGCCGGGTCGGTCGCGCTGTTGGCGCGGCCGGCCTTGCCGTAGACCGAGGCCACTTCGGGGAAGCTCTTGATGAGCTTGTCCTGCGTCTGCAGCACCTCGGCCGCCTTGGTGATCGACATGCCGGGGAGCGAGGCCGGCATGTACAGCAGCGTGCCCTCGTTGAGCGTCGGCATGAACTCGCTGCCGAGCTTCGAAGCCGGATACAAGGTCAGTCCGAGCACAAGCAGCGAGGCGAGGATGGTCAGCACCTTCCAGCGCATCACGCCCGCGATGATCGGCCGGTAGACCCAGATGAGGAAGCGGTTCACCGGGTTGCGCGCCTCGGGCATCACTTTGCCGCGGATGAACAGCATCATCAGCACCGGAACCAGCGTCACCGAAAGCAGCGCCGCACCAGCCATCGAGAAGGTCTTGGTGAAGGCCAGCGGCGAGAACAGGCGCCCCTCCTGCGACTCCAGGGTGAACACCGGCAGGAACGACACGGTGATGATCAGCAGGGAGAAGAACAGCGCCGGCCCGACCTCGACGCAGGCTTCCAGCATCGCGTCTGCGCGCTGGCGCACCGTGTGTCCGTTGGGCAATCGCTCCAGGTGCTTGTGAGCGTTCTCGATCATCACGATGGCCGCATCGACCATGGCGCCGATCGCGATCGCAATGCCACCCAGGCTCATGAGGTTCGAGTTCATGCCCAGCAGCCGCATCGCGATGAAGGCGATCAGCACGCCCACCGGCAGCATCAGGATGGCCACCAGTGCGGAGCGCACGTGCAGCAGGAACACCACGCAGACCGCGGCGACGATCAGGCTCTCTTCGAGCAATGTGCGCTTGAGCGTGTCGATGGCACGGTGGATCAGGTCGGAGCGGTCGTACACCGCCTCGATCGACACTCCCTCGGGTAGCCCGGCGGAGATTTCGTTGATGCGCGTCTTGAGGTTGTGGATGACCTCCAGCGCGTTCTGTCCGTACCGGGACATTGCGATGCCGGAAACTACCTCGCCGTCTCCGTTGAGTTCCGAGAGTCCCCGACGCTCGTCGGGCGCGAGTTCGACGCGCGCGATGTCCCGGATCAGCACCGGCGTGCCCTTGTCCGACTTCACCACCAGCGCCTCGATGTCGGTCTTGCCGCGCAGGTAGCCCTTGCCGCGCACCATGTACTCGGTCTCGGCCATCTCGACGACCCGTCCACCCACGTCGCGGTTGGACTCGCGGATGATCTGCGTGACCCTCGCCAGCGGAATGCCGAAACTGCGCAGCTTCAGCGGATCGACGGTGACCTGGTAGGTTTGCACGAAGCCGCCTAGCGAAGCGACCTCGGCCACGCCGGGCGCCTTGGTGAGCTGGTAGCGAACGTACCAGTCCTGGATGGCGCGCAGCTCCGCCAGGGTCTTGCTCTTGGCCAGCAGCGCGTACTGGTAGACCCAGCCCACGCCGGTGGCATCGGGCCCGAGTGCCGGCGAGACGCTCTGCGGCAAGCGCGAGGCGGCGAAGTTCAGGTACTCCAGCACCCGGCTGCGTGCCCAGTAGATGTCGGTGCCGTCCTCGAAGATCACGTAGACGAACGAGGCCCCGAAGAAGGAGAAGCCGCGCACGACCTTGGACTTCGGCACCGCCAGCATCGCCGTCGTCAGCGGGTAGGTGACCTGGTCCTCGACCACCTGCGGCGCCTGGCCGGGGACTTCGGTGTAGACGATCACCTGCACGTCCGACAGGTCGGGCAGCGCGTCGAGCGGTGTGCGCATGACGGCAACAGCACCAGCGATCACCACGAACAGCGTGGCAAGCAGAATAAGGAACGGGTTGCGCCCGGACCACTGAATGATGCTCTTCAACATGGCCATCTCATCCATCAGTGGCCGCTGTGGCTGCCCGGGCTGGCAGGCGCAGCAGGCTTGGGCGTCACCCGGGTGACCACCCATTCACCGGGCTGGCGCTCGACGAACTCGAAGGTCACGGCTGCACCCGGATTCAGTCCGGCCAGCAGCGACGGGTTGGCAACCTGGAACTCCATCGTCATCGCGGGCCACTTCATCGATGCGATCGCCTCGTGGTTCAGGGTCAGGGTGCCGGTCTTCGCGTCGATGCCCTCGACCCTGCCGGTGCCCTGGTGCCCGACCGATGACTCGGCGGGCGTTGGCGTGGCGGTGGATGTCTCCGCCGATGCCGCAGTAGCTGCAGGTGCTGCGCCACCGTGGCCCGCGTGCCCACCGAGCCCACCGATCGCCGCCTTGAGGTTGCTCTCGGCGTCGATCAGGAAGTTGGCCGCGACGACGACTTCCTCGCCCGCCTTCAGCCCCTCGAGCACCTCGACATGGTTGTCCCCCCGGGCGCCGGTGCGAATCTCGCGCGGCTCGAAACGACCCTCGCCGCGTTGCACGAGGACGATCTGGCGCTTGCCGCTGTCGATCACCGCCGAATCCGGCACCGTGAGGACGGGAGCGCTGGTGCCGAGCTGCACTTCGACCTGGGCGAACATCGCCGGCTTCAGCAACTGCCTGGGGTTCGCCAGCTCGATGCGGACCGGCACCGTGCGGGTCTCGGCCTTCAGGGTCGGATAGACGTAGGTAATGGTTCCGCCGAAGGTCTGGCCGGGATAGGCCGGCAGCGTGACGCTCGCCTTGGCGCCGGTCTTCACGAGGCCAATGTCCTGCTCGAACACGTCGGCCACCACCCACACCGAGGAGAGGTCCGTCACCTGGTACAGCGCCTCGCCGGGCGTGAATCGCATGCCCTGAAAAGCCTTCTTCTCGGTGACGATGCCCGAGACCGGCGAGCGCAGCGTGACGGTGCGACGCGCTTCGCCGGATTTGGCAAGGGCAGCCACGTCGCCCGGCGAGAGGTCCCAGTTTCGTAGGCGCGCCAGCGCCGAGTCGGCGAGCTGCTTCATGCCAGCGGCGGATTCGCTGCCCGCGTCCTTCATTGCTTGTGCACCCTGTGCGGCAATGGCGTACTCGCGTTGGGCAGAGACCAGTTCGGGGCTGTAGACCTCGAACAGCGGCTGGCCCTTGGCCACCGGCTGGCCGGTCGCATTGATGTGCAGGCGCTCGACGTAACCTTCGAACTTCGGCGAGATCATCG
This region includes:
- a CDS encoding oleate hydratase → MNANEDRKAFLVGAGIGALSAAVILIRDAGFAGPNIRIIEELPVAGGALDRSGNVYSGYVSRGGRMLTEETYVCLWNVLDGIPSLDDPGTSVKAQAWSFNREWRSDAKARLIDRDRRILDASDLGFNVQDRLEVMRLLVTPERSLHARRIEDCFSSHFFETNFWAMWRTTFAFQNWHSAVELRRYMLRFLQEFPRIHTLAGVRRTPLNQYDAIVRPVERWLTERGVIFQRGTKVVDVDFVEQGSHRRVEALHAVCEGRETIYRLDPDDLALITIGSMTADARYGDDDHAPELVRDKRDGAWTLWEAMARKAPGLGRPNAFCGNVDSSKWESFTLTSRSPTLIQRIEALTGNAPGTGGLMTFKDSSWLMSIVVPHPPHFSDQPEGVYTIWGYGLFVDKKGDYIDKTMAQASGRELLSELIHHLKFEDILDEVQKSTTVIPAMMPYITSEFERRDAGDRPPVIPSGSTNFALLGQYVEIPEDVVFTVEYSVRGAMHAVYGLLQMDNEIPPIYHGIADPSVALASLRTLIQ
- the ftsH gene encoding ATP-dependent zinc metalloprotease FtsH; this translates as MDRKQTFSLWYVLAALVGLILVQEFGATRHTQTLTYSEFKRALAAGKLDDVLIADGVATGNLRAEGLDEILPKEKIEALKRAGGEHGFATVLIEDPNLVAQLDAAKVSYGSVRESKWLGALLSWVAPALVFFGIWWVLMKRMGGGMGHAGMLEIGKSKAKVYMQTETGVTFKDVAGIDEAREELMEVVEFLKNPDRYKRLGGKIPKGVLIVGAPGTGKTLLAKAVAGEAGVPFLSLSGSEFVEMFVGVGAARVRDLFEQAAAKAPCIVFIDELDALGKARGVGLSGGHEEHEQTLNQLLVEMDGFDTNRGVIIMAATNRPEILDPALLRPGRFDRHVAIDRPDLNGRRQILEVHVKHVTLAPNVDLAALAARTPGFAGADLANLVNEATLRAAKRDKQAVEMTDFEEALDRIVAGLEKKNRVMNPMERKFVAFHEAGHAVVAELRRNTDRVSKVSIIPRGIAALGYTQQSPTEDRYLMRRSELLDRIDVLLGGRVAEMLVFDDVSTGAENDLQRATDMAHHMVTHYGMSETLGLATFDSRPTPLFLSGPTMPEPRSFSERTAEQIDAEVRRILEESRERVTQTLMTHRATLDALAALLLEKEVVDRVMLDELMAAAATAPGQSRAAAVPLQST
- a CDS encoding efflux RND transporter permease subunit, translated to MLKSIIQWSGRNPFLILLATLFVVIAGAVAVMRTPLDALPDLSDVQVIVYTEVPGQAPQVVEDQVTYPLTTAMLAVPKSKVVRGFSFFGASFVYVIFEDGTDIYWARSRVLEYLNFAASRLPQSVSPALGPDATGVGWVYQYALLAKSKTLAELRAIQDWYVRYQLTKAPGVAEVASLGGFVQTYQVTVDPLKLRSFGIPLARVTQIIRESNRDVGGRVVEMAETEYMVRGKGYLRGKTDIEALVVKSDKGTPVLIRDIARVELAPDERRGLSELNGDGEVVSGIAMSRYGQNALEVIHNLKTRINEISAGLPEGVSIEAVYDRSDLIHRAIDTLKRTLLEESLIVAAVCVVFLLHVRSALVAILMLPVGVLIAFIAMRLLGMNSNLMSLGGIAIAIGAMVDAAIVMIENAHKHLERLPNGHTVRQRADAMLEACVEVGPALFFSLLIITVSFLPVFTLESQEGRLFSPLAFTKTFSMAGAALLSVTLVPVLMMLFIRGKVMPEARNPVNRFLIWVYRPIIAGVMRWKVLTILASLLVLGLTLYPASKLGSEFMPTLNEGTLLYMPASLPGMSITKAAEVLQTQDKLIKSFPEVASVYGKAGRANSATDPAPTEMFETVINLKPQSEWRAGMTTDKLIAEMDKALQFPGISNAWTMPIKARIDMLSTGIRTPIGIKVFGKDLTEMERLAKQIEAVVKTVPGTTSAFAERITGGSYLMIEPNREQLARYGLGVGELQDVIATALGGEMVTTMVEGRERFAVTVRYPRELRGNPQQIEREVLVPAMDGAMVPLGQVARVSIERGTPGIRTENALLSAYIFVDIRERDIGSYVKDARKAVADQVKFPPGYYITWSGQFEYMERAVEKMKIVIPVTLLTIFLLLYLNFRRLTETLIVMLSVPFALVGGVWLMWWLGYNLSVAVAVGFIALAGVAAETGVVMLIYLDHAWEAVQAKCREEGRSPTPSDLYAAVMEGAVERVRPKMMTVVAIMAGLLPIMWGTGTGSEVMSRIAAPMVGGMISSTVLTLAVIPAIYALVKQWRLGQVTREAAVADRRRC
- a CDS encoding efflux RND transporter periplasmic adaptor subunit, which gives rise to MKNTNAILLVILLAAVGIGGYALGSHGRAPAVVVASTADPASGPASAPRKLLYYRNPMGLPDTSPTPRKDPMGMDYIPVYEGEEPASDPNSANLVRISTEKVQKLGVRTEAATLRPLGRAVRASGRVEPDERRVSMISPKFEGYVERLHINATGQPVAKGQPLFEVYSPELVSAQREYAIAAQGAQAMKDAGSESAAGMKQLADSALARLRNWDLSPGDVAALAKSGEARRTVTLRSPVSGIVTEKKAFQGMRFTPGEALYQVTDLSSVWVVADVFEQDIGLVKTGAKASVTLPAYPGQTFGGTITYVYPTLKAETRTVPVRIELANPRQLLKPAMFAQVEVQLGTSAPVLTVPDSAVIDSGKRQIVLVQRGEGRFEPREIRTGARGDNHVEVLEGLKAGEEVVVAANFLIDAESNLKAAIGGLGGHAGHGGAAPAATAASAETSTATPTPAESSVGHQGTGRVEGIDAKTGTLTLNHEAIASMKWPAMTMEFQVANPSLLAGLNPGAAVTFEFVERQPGEWVVTRVTPKPAAPASPGSHSGH